In Gadus chalcogrammus isolate NIFS_2021 chromosome 11, NIFS_Gcha_1.0, whole genome shotgun sequence, a single window of DNA contains:
- the LOC130391814 gene encoding activity-dependent neuroprotective protein 2a-like translates to MYQVPVQRLDRIRTSRKRVKEILTDIGLDSCQDFLKEDKSGDNGEQCYENTEWNDLTDCYQTKRKKWCYRTQPLCCSLCWFSCRSWQTFRNHVQRCHDEEGDLASLSPCPACAYICRPDLLSKHAKLFHTQPQAAPAGSSNGNTGNKVTKTLARMPVSVTQAGVRVTTVGPGGDKYSCAACGYHDSLLYVMRKHVLLTHCKALLQRYYSCQVTTLKKRAKPAPNESPGSNETWTTVKQSKFSCCVCKMPAETSEHLLYHLLSSTKHQELQAHIKPLLVEHCSVAKIAPAGSKASELPHLAPRALQQVVSLVAKGMNLPPVNGKSAPPKKAVLVASHSQPTSLVCSAGGGAPQVLVANQKAGSGIAVRAAPGQPSCSNKPVSFVMSSGAQGNQIPLTMTMTGSSPGQTQQVLLPAGLTLNLGTKMGSVGSPGQPLLFSQGRGGQIEMQVTTSSGQQMVLTQGKATTAGASAPQTLLSDGKAAGGQAMVLTQGKTLGPSVVLAPSNTNSFAAMAPNQSLLIGGQVGSVRPMMLNQGLSIQSQQQGGTLLSSHPTLGFIATGNKMGPGQSLMLNQGLSLQSSQSVRLIPTGNKVNGMPTYTLAAVQMAVPVQSGVAKPPVLVNVPPQAPPVAQANPSAAQTNRAALSSPTGKVPSSPPPVPRANPGPVPAKRAAVSAPTGKATAPSVPKANLSTAQTQRTEGSTPTGVPKANTILPRLRSNRGNVSSPKGKALGAKSQFVTWSASGVLECLLCKSVFPDHGLHLHLLHGMKCLLCPLVFYTFRQLVSHCDEAHGLAAAVNRDQLWKNHRLLVTKDSRLLSPKPIVSLKVPKDLLGCPELHLALVHKDTDLEVMHLQLTERLTKAPGAPANGQPSCPFCTDLRPRGPAADVQHLRRRHHVMHAIHAILKTPAFKCVYCLGVYMEPSSARTISIHVQRCRCAPHSAKEAERRLNPDPASAGGRAASRRGVAAAREGLEAPPGPEPYVDSPTEIPAGLAQRPLSERKLFLNKYFHKTPYPTRKEIEFLVLRLKLSQPEVTSIFSSKRRRCREDCRRRGLRVLLGFDSSHLKAVKHNLVIPHGQTSQGPRASKDTQTPTLVECKQEPPDPVEIVGPFGDHPYAEPLTHPGSLQCKKEDPDRTVSGGPESGEQP, encoded by the exons CTTCCAGGAAGAGAGTCAAAGAAATACTGACTGACATAGGACTGGATTCTTGCCAAGACTTCCTAAAG GAGGATAAGAGTGGTGACAATGGTGAGCAGTGCTATGAGAACACAGAATGGAACGACCTCACAGACTGTTACCAGACCAAGAGGAAAAAG TGGTGCTACCGCACCCAGCCCCTGTGCTGCTCCCTCTGCTGGTTCTCCTGCCGCTCCTGGCAGACCTTCCGGAACCACGTCCAGCGATGCCACGACGAGGAGGGGGACCTGGCCTCCCTCTCGCCGTGCCCCGCGTGCGCCTACATATGCCGGCCCGACCTCCTCTCGAAACACGCCAAGCTGTTCCACACGCAGCCACAGGCGGCGCCGGCGGGCAGCAGCAACGGCAACACGGGCAACAAAGTCACCAAGACCCTGGCGAGAATGCCAGTCTCTGTTACACAG GCCGGCGTGCGTGTCACCACGGTGGGTCCGGGCGGCGATAAGTACTCGTGTGCCGCCTGCGGTTATCATGACAGCCTGCTGTACGTGATGAGGAAACACGTCCTGCTCACTCACTGCAAGGCCCTGCTGCAGCGCTACTACAGCTGCCAGGTCACCACTCTGAAGAAGAGGGCCAAGCCTGCGCCAAACG AAAGCCCAGGCAGCAATGAAACTTGGACCACGGTAAAACAGTCCAAGTTTTCCTGCTGCGTGTGCAAGATGCCGGCGGAGACCTCGGAGCACCTCCTGTACCACCTGCTGAGCTCAACCAAGCACCAGGAGCTCCAGGCCCACATCAAGCCCCTGCTGGTGGAGCACTGCAGCGTGGCCAAGATCGCCCCCGCCGGCAGTAAG GCTTCAGAGCTGCCCCACCTGGCTCCCCGGGCCCTCCAGCAGGTGGTCTCGCTGGTTGCCAAAGGCATGAACCTCCCCCCCGTCAACGGGAAGTCTGCGCCCCCAAAGAAGGCAGTCCTGGTGGCCTCTCACTCCCAGCCCACCTCTCTGGTGTGCTCGGCCGGCGGCGGGGCGCCCCAGGTTCTGGTGGCCAATCAGAAAGCGGGGTCCGGCATTGCGGTGCGTGCCGCCCCCGGCCAGCCGTCGTGTTCGAACAAACCCGTCAGCTTCGTGATGTCGTCGGGAGCGCAGGGCAACCAG ATTCCTTTGACCATGACGATGACGGGCTCCAGCCCAGGCCAGacccagcaggtgctgctgccCGCGGGTCTCACCCTCAACCTGGGGACGAAGATGGGCTCTGTCGGTTCTCCGGGCCAACCGCTGCTCTTCAGCCAGGGACGGGGGGGCCAGATAGAGATGCAG GTGACCACCTCATCGGGCCAGCAGATGGTTCTAACGCAGGGGAAAGCCACGACGGCAGGCGCCAGCGCCCCTCAGACCCTCCTGTCTGACGGGAAGGCGGCAGGAGGCCAGGCCATGGTGCTGACCCAGGGGAAGACCCTGGGCCCGTCCGTGGTCCTCGCCCCCAGCAATACCAACTCCTTTGCTGCCATGGCGCCCAACCAGTCGCTGCTGATCGGAGGCCAG GTGGGTTCTGTTCGTCCCATGATGTTGAACCAAGGGTTGTCTATACAGTCCCAACAGCAAGGGGGGACGCTTCTTTCCTCGCACCCAACTCTGGGCTTCATAGCCACCGGCAACAAG ATGGGCCCTGGCCAGTCCCTGATGTTGAACCAAGGTCTATCCTTACAGTCCTCCCAGTCTGTGAGGCTCATACCCACTGGCAACAAG GTCAACGGCATGCCCACCTACACCCTGGCCGCCGTGCAGATGGCTGTCCCTGTTCAGTCCGGCGTGGCCAAGCCCCCGGTGTTGGTCAACGTTCCTCCACAAGCGCCGCCCGTCGCACAGGCCAACCCCAGCGCGGCGCAGACCAACAGGGCGGCGCTCTCCTCCCCCACGGGGAAGGTACCGTCGTCGCCGCCGCCCGTCCCGCGAGCCAATCCCGGTCCGGTCCCGGCCAAGCGGGCGGCTGTGTCCGCGCCCACAGGGAAGGCAACTGCGCCGTCCGTCCCTAAGGCCAACCTCAGCACAGCGCAGACCCAGCGGACGGAGGGGTCCACACCCACGGGGGTCCCAAAAGCCAACACCATTCTGCCGCGGTTAAGGTCCAATCGGGGCAATGTGTCGTCCCCCAAGGGCAAGGCACTGGGGGCGAAGAGTCAGTTTGTG ACGTGGAGTGCGTCCGGTGTCCTGGAGTGCCTGCTCTGTAAGAGTGTCTTCCCCGACCACGGGCTGCATCTGCATCTCCTCCACGGCATGAAGTGCCTCCTGTGCCCTCTGGTGTTCTACACCTTCCGCCAGCTGGTGAGCCACTGCGACGAGGCCCACGGCCTGGCCGCCGCCGTCAACCGCGACCAGCTGTGGAAGAACCACCGGCTGCTGGTGACCAAGGACAGCCGCCTGCTGTCCCCGAAGCCCATCGTCAGCCTCAAGGTGCCCAAGGACCTGCTGGGCTGCCCGGAGCTGCACCTGGCGCTGGTGCACAAGGACACGGACCTGGAG gtcatgCACCTCCAGCTGACGGAGAGGCTCACCAAGGCCCCCGGGGCGCCGGCCAACGGCCAGCCCTCCTGCCCCTTCTGCACGGACctgcggccccggggcccggcggCCGACGTGCAGCATCTGCGGCGGCGGCACCACGTCATGCACGCCATCCACGCCATCCTCAAGACGCCCGCCTTCAAGTGCGTGTACTGCCTGGGCGTGTACATGGAGCCGTCCAGCGCGCGCACCATCTCCATCCACGTGCAGCGCTGCCGCTGCGCGCCCCACAGCGCCAAGGAGGCGGAGCGGCGGCTCAACCCCGACCCCGCCTCCGCCGGCGGCAGGGCGGCCTCCAGAAGGGGCGTGGCCGCGGCCAG GGAGGGCTTGGAGGCCCCGCCCGGTCCTGAGCCCTACGTCGACTCCCCGACGGAGATCCCCGCCGGCTTAGCACAGAGACCCCTGTCAGAGAGGAAACTCTTCCTGAACAAATACTTCCACAAGACGCCCTACCCTACACGCAAGGaaatagag TTCCTGGTCCTCCGGCTGAAGCTGAGCCAGCCGGAGGTGACGTCCATCTTCAGCTccaagaggaggaggtgccGGGAGGACTGTCGGCGGCGCGGGCTCCGTGTGCTGCTGGGCTTCGACAGCTCTCACCTCAAGGCGGTCAAACACAACCTGGTCATACCGCACGGTCAGACCAGCCAAG GTCCACGGGCGAGCAAGGACACCCAGACACCAACGCTGGTCGAATGCAAACAGGAGCCCCCGGACCCCGTAGAGATTGTGGGGCCCTTTGGGGACCACCCCTATGCCGAACCCCTAACCCACCCTGGCTCTCTCCAATGCAAAAAAGAGGATCCTGACAGAACTGTGTCGGGGGGGCCAGAGTCAGGGGAACAGCCCTGA
- the rbfa gene encoding putative ribosome-binding factor A, mitochondrial, with protein sequence MNILKAMIVRSSVRCCTPVSRQYRVHVGWAGRWGEAAGTNSSSTQTDSHPRTIHTSAVCQNKNVLKKLINKSLTKKKTWYETPPPKPSPLNLPSRKDHEDSHRCKILNTILYKAVTDLLTSAELGSELHTFSPEITKVSLARDFSNCRVFWRTSRDAQRDELIQRTLEKNAAPIRYLIMSQQIMGGVPPIVFLRDKQLAALDEVDMLLKHADFGPDQPENRITVAEEAGPVSHSARPALYGIDHGLLNKQITDWCHQSKTEAHSQSHELQQEQLFAIEEHKRQQIIRKRKRKARPRDDDISPRDFLLAQQDMATPRGRGQKPKEEEPEESSAFREEEAHLRELSSLEENKSS encoded by the exons ATGAACATACTGAAGGCTATGATCGTTCGGTCCAGTGTCAGATGCTGTACACCGGTCAGCCGGCAGTACCGGGTTCATGTCGGCTGGGCAGGGCGATGGGGGGAGGCAGCCGGTACCAACAGCTCTTCTACCCAAACCGACTCTCATCCACGAACCATCCACACTTCAGCCGTATGCCAAAACAAAAACGTGCTTAAAAAGCTCATCAACAAGTCCTTAACCAA GAAGAAGACTTGGTACGAGACTCCACCACCG AAACCTTCCCCTCTGAACCTGCCCAGCAGGAAGGACCACGAGGACAGTCACCGCTGCAAGATCCTCAACACTATCCTGTATAAAGCTGTGACGGACCTGCTCACATCAGCAGAG CTAGGCAGTGAACTGCATACCTTCAGCCCAGAAATAACCAAG GTTTCCCTTGCGCGAGACTTCTCCAACTGCCGTGTGTTCTGGAGAACCAGCCGAGACGCCCAGAGAGACGAGCTGATTCAGAGAACCTTGGAGAAGAACGCAGCGCCGATCAG GTATCTGATCATGTCCCAGCAAATTATGGGTGGGGTTCCTCCTATTGTGTTTCTCAGGGACAAACAGCTTGCTGCTCTTGATGAG GTGGATATGCTGCTCAAACATGCTGACTTTGGTCCGGATCAGCCAGAAAACAG GATAACGGTTGCAGAGGAAGCGGGTCCCGTCTCACACTCGGCTCGGCCGGCGCTGTACGGCATCGACCACGGGCTGCTGAACAAGCAGATCACTGACTGGTGCCATCAGTCCAAAACGGAAGCGCACAGCCAGTCCCACGAACTTCAACAG GAGCAGCTGTTTGCTATCGAAGAGCACAAGAGACAACAGATcatcaggaagaggaagaggaaggcgcGGCCACGGGACGATGACATCTCTCCCCGGGACTTCCTACTGGCTCAGCAAGACATGGCCACGCCCCGAGGGCGGGGTCAGAAACCaaaagaggaggagccagaggagagcagcgccttcagggaggaggaggcccatCTACGAGAACTCTCTTCCCTGGAGGAAAACAAGAGCTCATAA